One part of the Mycobacterium marinum genome encodes these proteins:
- a CDS encoding PE family protein — MSWVIAAPEYVAAAANDLGGIGSTLAQANAAALAPITTVLPAGADEVSAAISFLFGAHAQAYQALSAQAASFHQQFVQLMSGGATEYAAAEAANVTPMQQVENLVNAPVLGLTGRPLIGNGANGAAGTGAAGGDGGWLYGNGGTGGSGAAGQAGGNGGSAGLLGNGGNGGAGGAGAAGASGVSGQAGGSGGMGGSGGLLYGLGGTGGLGGLGGNGGAATSAGTNGGAGGDGGLGGRGGFLFGDGGVGGRGGDGGDATGSSDATGTGGTAGSAGNGGDGGHSGWLYGNGGNGGNTGNGGTFQASADTIVSGAGGGNFAVTGGNGGDSGLFGMGGAGGNGGDGGAGQAAAGDLTFAGAGGDGAFGGNGGNGGFIWGNGGVGGDAGDGAAGGAGTDNFQSYAGAGGFGGFGGTGGQGGLFGNGGNGGNGGNGGDGGGGARNGADAGPGALGGQGGSALLFGNGGAGGDGGATGTPGTYSDGTGTGSVYQTSDGGGGGDGGFFFGNGGKGGAAGSIPAGFMAPSENGIGGTGGDAGLIGNGGDGGAGAPAAQGGIGGLGGSGGKLFGTAGAPGPA; from the coding sequence ATGTCGTGGGTGATCGCAGCGCCCGAGTATGTGGCAGCAGCGGCCAACGATCTCGGGGGTATCGGTTCGACTCTTGCTCAGGCCAACGCGGCCGCGTTGGCACCGATCACCACGGTGTTGCCCGCGGGCGCCGACGAGGTGTCGGCTGCGATTTCGTTCTTGTTCGGTGCGCACGCCCAGGCATACCAGGCGCTCAGTGCGCAGGCTGCGTCGTTCCACCAGCAGTTCGTCCAGCTGATGAGTGGCGGTGCCACGGAGTATGCCGCCGCCGAGGCGGCCAACGTGACGCCGATGCAACAGGTCGAGAACCTGGTAAATGCACCGGTGCTGGGTCTGACCGGGCGCCCGTTGATCGGCAATGGTGCCAACGGAGCCGCGGGCACCGGGGCGGCCGGGGGTGATGGCGGCTGGCTGTACGGCAACGGCGGCACCGGCGGCTCGGGCGCGGCGGGCCAGGCCGGTGGTAACGGTGGGTCGGCCGGGCTGTTGGGCAATGGTGGAAACGGCGGCGCCGGTGGAGCAGGCGCCGCGGGTGCCTCGGGGGTATCCGGCCAGGCCGGTGGTAGCGGCGGTATGGGTGGCAGCGGTGGGTTGCTGTACGGCCTGGGCGGTACCGGCGGTCTGGGTGGCCTTGGCGGCAACGGTGGCGCCGCCACCAGTGCAGGCACCAATGGTGGTGCCGGCGGCGACGGCGGCCTGGGCGGGCGCGGCGGATTCTTATTTGGTGATGGCGGGGTAGGGGGACGGGGCGGCGACGGTGGCGATGCCACCGGTTCCAGCGACGCAACAGGTACCGGCGGCACCGCGGGCTCCGCCGGCAACGGCGGCGACGGCGGCCACAGCGGATGGTTGTACGGTAACGGCGGTAACGGCGGGAATACCGGCAACGGCGGGACATTCCAGGCCAGCGCCGACACCATCGTGTCCGGTGCCGGAGGTGGAAACTTTGCGGTAACCGGCGGTAATGGCGGCGACTCCGGGCTGTTCGGCATGGGCGGCGCCGGCGGTAACGGTGGCGACGGTGGGGCGGGTCAAGCCGCCGCCGGCGACCTGACCTTTGCCGGCGCTGGTGGCGACGGCGCGTTCGGGGGTAATGGCGGCAACGGCGGGTTCATCTGGGGCAACGGGGGCGTCGGCGGCGACGCCGGGGACGGTGCGGCCGGCGGAGCGGGCACCGACAACTTCCAGTCGTATGCCGGCGCTGGCGGCTTCGGCGGCTTCGGCGGTACCGGCGGCCAAGGCGGTCTGTTCGGTAACGGCGGTAACGGTGGCAACGGCGGCAACGGCGGCGACGGCGGCGGGGGTGCGCGCAACGGTGCCGATGCCGGTCCGGGCGCGCTCGGCGGCCAAGGTGGCAGCGCGCTGCTGTTCGGCAACGGCGGCGCTGGCGGAGATGGCGGTGCTACCGGGACGCCCGGCACCTACAGCGATGGCACCGGTACCGGCAGCGTCTACCAGACCAGTGACGGCGGTGGTGGCGGTGACGGCGGCTTCTTCTTCGGTAACGGAGGCAAGGGTGGCGCGGCGGGCAGCATCCCGGCAGGCTTCATGGCTCCCAGCGAGAACGGCATCGGCGGTACTGGCGGTGACGCCGGGCTGATCGGCAACGGCGGGGACGGAGGGGCCGGTGCCCCCGCCGCCCAGGGCGGTATCGGTGGCTTGGGCGGTTCCGGCGGAAAGCTGTTCGGCACGGCTGGGGCGCCCGGACCGGCGTAG
- a CDS encoding PE family protein, with protein sequence MSFLYAAPDFVAAAATDLASIGSSINAASVAAAAPTTGILAAGSDEVSTAIAGMFAAHAQAYQALSTQADLFHAQFVQLLNSGASAYTGAEAANASPLQPVLDAVNAPSQALTGRPLIGNGADGAAGTGQNGGDGGWLIGSGGRGGSGGVGQKGGNGGSAGLWGNGGNGGLGGEGVQGGPGHPGQAGGNGGNGGNAGLLQGVAGNGAAGGLGGNGGTVGTGQSTNGGAGGDGGSGGSAGLFGGGGAGALGGDGGNGVGSDGHGGGAGSGGDGGNGGFFYGDGGNGADAGSPGAGQSPFGSLGIAGEGDGGDGGNAFLIGNGGNGGAAAAFGFPGFGGNGGLLFGKAGADGPGR encoded by the coding sequence GTGTCCTTTCTCTACGCCGCACCCGATTTCGTGGCCGCTGCGGCCACCGATTTGGCCAGTATCGGTTCGTCGATCAATGCGGCCAGCGTTGCCGCGGCCGCGCCGACGACCGGGATACTGGCTGCCGGCAGCGACGAGGTGTCTACGGCCATTGCCGGAATGTTCGCCGCACACGCTCAGGCATATCAGGCGCTGAGCACCCAGGCGGACCTGTTTCACGCACAGTTCGTGCAGCTGCTGAACTCCGGCGCTAGCGCCTACACCGGCGCCGAGGCGGCAAATGCTTCCCCGCTGCAACCGGTACTGGACGCGGTGAATGCGCCGTCGCAGGCGCTGACCGGGCGTCCGCTGATCGGCAACGGCGCCGACGGCGCGGCGGGAACCGGGCAGAACGGCGGCGACGGCGGCTGGTTGATCGGCAGCGGCGGCAGGGGCGGTTCCGGCGGCGTCGGCCAGAAGGGCGGCAATGGCGGCTCCGCCGGCCTCTGGGGCAACGGCGGTAACGGAGGCCTCGGTGGTGAAGGTGTCCAGGGTGGACCGGGCCACCCCGGCCAGGCCGGCGGTAACGGCGGTAACGGTGGCAACGCCGGCTTGCTGCAAGGGGTTGCCGGAAACGGCGCGGCTGGAGGGTTGGGCGGCAACGGCGGCACGGTGGGTACGGGGCAGAGCACCAACGGCGGGGCCGGGGGCGATGGCGGTTCCGGCGGCTCCGCGGGGCTGTTCGGCGGCGGCGGTGCTGGGGCGCTCGGTGGCGACGGCGGAAATGGTGTGGGTAGCGACGGTCACGGTGGCGGCGCCGGTAGCGGTGGCGACGGCGGCAACGGAGGATTTTTCTACGGCGACGGTGGCAACGGTGCCGACGCCGGCAGCCCCGGCGCCGGTCAGTCGCCATTCGGCTCACTCGGCATCGCGGGCGAGGGTGATGGCGGCGATGGCGGGAATGCGTTTCTGATCGGCAACGGGGGCAACGGTGGTGCCGCGGCCGCATTCGGCTTCCCTGGTTTTGGCGGCAACGGTGGATTGCTATTCGGCAAGGCCGGGGCCGACGGTCCGGGTAGGTAA
- a CDS encoding esterase family protein: protein MDAAKPAGISRARRLTWMSAAALLVLLVALSSTSATSSAWSRHGQPIEYLTVPSPAMHRQVKVEFQRGGPHAVYLLDGMLARDDYNGWDINTPVFDWFDQSGLSVVMPTGGMASFYSNWYRPAVGNGGTWTYKWETFLTEELPAWLENNKGVSQMANAVVGASMAGSASLILAARHPSNFVYASSMSGFLNLSAGKWPSLVSVAQLGAGGFHSDAMWGPAEDPAWAQNDPTVNAAKLVANNTRIWVYSGNGTPSAELGGDKPGASLLENATRVSNKAFQSKYKAAGGYNGVFNFPDNGLHTWQYWGAQLQAMLPDLRRVLGAG from the coding sequence ATGGATGCAGCAAAGCCGGCTGGGATTTCACGGGCGCGCCGTCTGACGTGGATGTCCGCGGCCGCCCTGCTAGTCCTGCTCGTCGCGCTGTCCTCGACTTCGGCAACCTCTTCCGCGTGGTCGCGTCACGGCCAACCCATCGAGTATCTGACCGTCCCGTCGCCGGCGATGCACCGCCAGGTGAAGGTGGAGTTCCAGCGCGGCGGCCCACACGCGGTCTACTTGCTCGACGGCATGCTCGCCCGCGACGACTACAACGGCTGGGACATCAACACCCCGGTGTTCGACTGGTTCGATCAGTCGGGATTGTCCGTCGTGATGCCCACGGGTGGAATGGCCAGCTTCTACTCCAACTGGTACCGGCCGGCGGTCGGCAACGGCGGCACCTGGACCTACAAGTGGGAAACGTTCCTCACCGAGGAACTGCCCGCCTGGCTGGAGAACAACAAAGGCGTCAGCCAGATGGCCAACGCGGTGGTGGGCGCGTCGATGGCCGGATCCGCGTCGCTGATCCTGGCGGCCCGCCACCCCAGCAACTTCGTCTACGCCTCGTCCATGTCGGGCTTTCTGAACTTGTCCGCGGGCAAGTGGCCGTCGCTGGTCAGTGTCGCGCAACTGGGTGCGGGTGGCTTTCACTCCGATGCCATGTGGGGCCCTGCGGAGGATCCCGCATGGGCGCAAAACGATCCGACGGTCAATGCCGCAAAGCTGGTCGCCAACAACACTCGCATCTGGGTCTATTCCGGCAACGGCACCCCCTCGGCAGAACTGGGCGGGGACAAGCCCGGGGCCAGTCTGTTGGAAAACGCCACCCGAGTGAGCAACAAGGCATTCCAGAGCAAATACAAAGCGGCCGGCGGCTACAACGGCGTATTCAATTTTCCCGACAACGGGCTACACACGTGGCAGTACTGGGGCGCGCAGTTGCAGGCCATGCTGCCGGATCTGCGACGTGTGCTGGGCGCGGGCTAG
- a CDS encoding SDR family oxidoreductase, translating into MTRQKILITGASSGLGAGMARAFAARGRDLALCARRTDRLEELKSELAQKHPEITIAIAELDVNDHDQVPKVFAELRDELGGIDRVIVNAGIGKGAPLGSGKLWANKATIETNLVAALVQIETALEMFHKSGSGHLVLISSVLASKGVPGVKAAYAASKAGLSSLGESLRAEYDKGPITVSVMEPGYIESEMTAKSGSTMLMVDNETGVNALVSAIEREPGRAAVPWWPWAPLVQLMRVLPPPLAKKFA; encoded by the coding sequence ATGACCCGCCAGAAAATTCTCATCACCGGCGCCAGTTCCGGGCTGGGTGCGGGCATGGCCCGCGCTTTCGCTGCCCGAGGCCGCGACCTAGCGTTGTGCGCGCGACGCACCGATCGTCTCGAAGAATTGAAAAGCGAACTCGCCCAAAAGCATCCAGAAATCACGATCGCGATAGCCGAGCTGGACGTCAACGACCACGACCAAGTGCCCAAGGTATTTGCCGAGTTGCGCGATGAACTGGGCGGCATCGATCGCGTCATCGTCAACGCCGGCATCGGCAAGGGTGCACCGTTGGGCTCGGGCAAACTGTGGGCGAACAAGGCGACGATCGAGACCAACCTGGTGGCGGCGCTGGTGCAGATCGAAACGGCGCTGGAGATGTTTCACAAGAGCGGTTCTGGCCACCTGGTGCTCATCTCCTCGGTGCTCGCCAGCAAGGGAGTGCCGGGCGTGAAAGCCGCCTACGCAGCGAGCAAAGCCGGCCTGAGCTCGTTGGGCGAGTCCTTGCGCGCCGAGTACGACAAGGGCCCGATCACCGTCTCGGTGATGGAACCGGGCTACATCGAGTCCGAGATGACGGCGAAATCGGGCAGCACAATGTTGATGGTGGACAACGAAACCGGTGTCAACGCGCTGGTCTCCGCCATTGAACGCGAACCTGGCCGGGCCGCGGTGCCCTGGTGGCCGTGGGCGCCGCTGGTGCAGTTGATGCGGGTGCTGCCGCCGCCGCTAGCCAAGAAGTTCGCCTAG
- a CDS encoding chorismate mutase gives MRPEPPPHENAELEMNTETIDTEDLPSIDELREEIDRLDREILAAVRRRAEVSQAIGKARMASGGTRLVHNREMKVIERYSELGPEGKDLAILLLRLGRGRLGH, from the coding sequence ATGAGACCAGAACCCCCACCTCACGAGAACGCGGAGTTAGAAATGAACACCGAAACAATCGACACCGAAGATCTCCCCAGCATTGACGAGCTGCGCGAAGAGATCGACCGGTTGGACCGCGAGATCCTGGCCGCGGTCAGGCGGCGCGCCGAGGTGTCTCAGGCGATCGGCAAGGCTCGGATGGCCTCCGGCGGCACCCGACTGGTGCACAACCGCGAGATGAAGGTCATCGAGCGCTACAGCGAGCTCGGACCCGAGGGCAAGGACCTGGCAATTCTGCTTTTGCGGTTGGGTAGAGGTCGACTCGGCCACTAA
- a CDS encoding PPE family protein, producing the protein MNFSIFPPEINSLRMFTGAGSAPMLQAAAAWDGLAGELGSAADSFAAVTSGLVGQTWQGPASAAMAAAVAPYTSWLSAAAAQAVGAAGAAKMVASAFEAARAATVVPAAVAANRNALVQMVMSNIFGQNAPAIAAAEAAYEEMWAQDVAAMFGYHSGASAVAAALSPWEQLLQNVPALSPLAAIGNLGAGNLGFGNTGIANLGNGNTGNLNFGGGNIGNFNFGSGNRGGNVNFGNGNNGFFNLGGGNIGSNNFGSGNRGNGNIGFGNYQSTGGANIGGGNSGSGNKGFGNTGNYNIGSGNFGSFNFGDGNRGSNNFGFGNTNSGNVGFGNLGANNVGFGNLGSGNVGFGNTGNNNFGIGLSGNDQVGINFNGLNGGSGNIGLFNSGNNNVGFFNSGDGNWGIGNSGDTNTGIGNSGSFNTGFVNAASLNTGMANSANTCLGFGNSGAGDVGFMNAGHDNVGLGNAGSFNMGFGNAGSGNVGYENAGGANVGFGNSGSDNTGFLNSGSVNTGFLNSGSTNTGAGNSGEVNTGFGIATDSGATNSGFGNTGSGNSGFNNDGNDNSGFQNTGTSSEGFGNVGNNQTGFQNTGGTNTGFFNTGTNDVGVGNSANLNIGFWNSTGAGNVGVMNTGTDNSGFIQTGTANSGFANSGTSSSGGLNKGDQQSGFGN; encoded by the coding sequence ATGAACTTTTCGATTTTTCCTCCCGAGATCAACTCCCTGCGAATGTTTACCGGCGCCGGTTCTGCCCCGATGCTTCAGGCCGCGGCGGCGTGGGACGGCCTGGCCGGCGAGCTGGGGTCGGCGGCGGACTCGTTCGCAGCGGTGACCTCCGGGCTGGTCGGGCAGACGTGGCAGGGCCCGGCATCGGCGGCAATGGCGGCTGCGGTCGCGCCCTACACGAGTTGGCTCAGTGCGGCGGCGGCGCAGGCGGTCGGTGCGGCCGGTGCGGCCAAGATGGTGGCGAGCGCGTTCGAGGCGGCGCGGGCGGCGACGGTGGTGCCGGCCGCGGTGGCGGCCAATCGAAATGCGTTGGTGCAGATGGTGATGTCGAACATCTTCGGTCAAAACGCGCCGGCCATTGCGGCCGCCGAAGCCGCCTATGAGGAAATGTGGGCGCAGGACGTCGCGGCAATGTTCGGCTACCACTCGGGGGCGTCGGCGGTGGCGGCGGCGCTGTCACCGTGGGAGCAGCTGCTGCAGAATGTCCCTGCTCTGAGCCCGCTGGCGGCAATCGGCAACCTCGGCGCCGGGAATCTCGGATTCGGCAACACCGGAATCGCGAACCTGGGCAACGGGAACACGGGCAACCTCAACTTCGGCGGCGGCAACATCGGAAACTTCAACTTCGGCAGCGGAAACCGGGGCGGCAACGTCAACTTCGGCAACGGCAATAACGGCTTTTTCAATCTGGGCGGCGGGAACATCGGGTCGAACAACTTCGGTAGCGGTAACCGCGGAAACGGAAATATCGGCTTCGGGAACTACCAAAGTACCGGCGGCGCAAATATCGGCGGCGGGAACAGTGGCAGTGGGAACAAGGGATTCGGTAACACCGGAAACTACAACATCGGTAGCGGAAATTTCGGGAGTTTCAACTTTGGTGACGGGAACCGCGGCAGCAACAACTTCGGTTTCGGCAACACCAATAGCGGCAACGTGGGTTTCGGCAACCTGGGCGCCAACAACGTGGGCTTCGGAAACCTTGGCAGTGGCAACGTGGGCTTCGGAAACACCGGCAACAACAACTTTGGGATCGGCCTGAGCGGCAACGATCAGGTTGGCATCAACTTCAACGGACTCAATGGCGGAAGCGGAAACATCGGCTTGTTCAACTCGGGCAACAACAACGTCGGCTTCTTCAACTCCGGTGACGGAAACTGGGGCATCGGGAACTCGGGTGACACCAACACCGGCATTGGCAACTCCGGCAGTTTCAACACCGGGTTCGTCAACGCCGCCTCGCTCAACACCGGCATGGCGAACTCGGCCAACACCTGCTTGGGCTTCGGCAACTCCGGCGCCGGCGACGTCGGCTTCATGAACGCCGGTCACGACAATGTCGGGCTCGGCAACGCCGGCAGCTTCAACATGGGCTTCGGCAACGCGGGATCCGGAAACGTCGGCTATGAGAACGCCGGCGGCGCCAACGTGGGCTTCGGCAACTCGGGTTCGGACAACACCGGGTTCCTCAACTCGGGCAGCGTGAACACCGGGTTCCTCAACTCGGGCAGCACGAACACCGGCGCCGGCAATTCCGGTGAGGTCAATACCGGCTTCGGTATCGCAACCGACAGTGGTGCGACCAACTCCGGCTTCGGGAATACCGGCAGTGGAAACTCGGGGTTCAACAACGACGGCAACGACAACTCGGGCTTCCAGAACACCGGCACCTCGAGTGAGGGTTTCGGAAATGTGGGGAATAACCAGACGGGTTTCCAGAACACCGGCGGCACCAATACCGGCTTCTTCAACACGGGCACCAATGATGTGGGAGTCGGGAATTCGGCCAACCTCAACATCGGATTCTGGAATAGCACCGGGGCCGGAAACGTGGGCGTCATGAACACCGGCACGGACAACTCCGGTTTCATCCAGACCGGAACCGCTAACTCGGGCTTCGCCAACTCGGGCACCAGCAGCTCCGGCGGCCTCAACAAGGGCGACCAGCAATCGGGCTTCGGGAACTGA
- a CDS encoding PE family protein — MSYLFAAPELVASAATDLAGIGSSINAASVAAAAPTTGVLAAGADEISAAVAGMFAAHAQAYQALSQQADTFHAQFVQLLNSGASAYTGAEAANVSPLQQALDAVNAPVQQLTGRPLIGDGADGINGTGQSGGDGGWLLGNGGNGGSGAAGQAGGNGGSAGLLGNGGAGGAGGAGASGAAGDSGLTGGNGGIGGAGGFLYGLGGNGGIGGHGGDGGAAIGTGTGGGNGGNGGLAGAGGLLFGNGGVGGQGGDGGDATGGTATFSGGLAGSGGNGGNGGQSGWLYGNGGDGGNSGSGGTFESAGGSVLSGAQGGGFAASAGNGGNSGLFGNGGSGGNGGNGGLGQSASGDDSQGGIGGDGAQGGNGGKAGFFYGNGGNGGFGGNGANGGDNSGTSSAVNGAGGMGGWGGAGGQAGLIGNGGTGGAGGSGGAGGSGGTENGDAGPGGFGGGGGDALLFGNGGNGGNGGNTGAPGTLSGGGTGTVYLTSNGGDGGQGGIFLGNGANGGAAGNVPAGFMAPSLNGIGGDGGDAFLIGNGGNGGAGAGSDQGGTGGTGGTGGLLLGLPGLEGPA, encoded by the coding sequence ATGTCTTACCTCTTCGCTGCGCCCGAGTTAGTTGCTTCTGCAGCAACGGATTTGGCGGGCATCGGTTCGTCGATCAACGCGGCCAGCGTTGCCGCGGCGGCACCGACGACGGGGGTACTGGCCGCCGGGGCGGATGAGATTTCTGCAGCCGTTGCGGGCATGTTCGCCGCACATGCGCAGGCCTATCAGGCCCTCAGCCAGCAGGCGGACACATTTCACGCACAGTTCGTGCAGCTGCTGAACTCCGGCGCTAGCGCCTACACCGGCGCCGAGGCGGCGAATGTGTCGCCGCTGCAACAAGCCCTTGACGCCGTTAATGCGCCGGTACAACAGCTGACCGGTCGGCCCCTGATCGGCGACGGCGCCGACGGGATCAACGGGACGGGGCAAAGCGGCGGCGATGGCGGCTGGCTACTCGGTAACGGCGGCAACGGCGGGTCCGGCGCGGCGGGGCAGGCCGGCGGGAACGGCGGGTCGGCCGGGCTGTTGGGCAACGGCGGTGCCGGCGGTGCCGGTGGCGCCGGTGCGTCCGGGGCCGCCGGCGACAGTGGCCTGACCGGCGGCAACGGGGGAATCGGGGGCGCGGGAGGATTTCTGTACGGCCTCGGCGGCAATGGCGGGATCGGTGGCCACGGCGGTGACGGCGGCGCGGCCATCGGAACCGGCACCGGCGGCGGCAATGGTGGTAACGGCGGCCTGGCCGGCGCGGGCGGACTGCTTTTCGGCAACGGTGGAGTTGGTGGTCAGGGAGGCGACGGTGGCGACGCCACCGGCGGCACCGCCACATTCAGTGGCGGCCTCGCGGGCTCGGGTGGCAACGGCGGCAATGGCGGTCAGAGCGGGTGGCTGTACGGCAATGGTGGGGACGGCGGAAACAGCGGTAGCGGTGGCACCTTCGAGAGCGCCGGGGGCTCCGTCCTCAGCGGCGCGCAAGGCGGTGGTTTCGCCGCCTCTGCCGGTAACGGCGGCAATTCCGGGCTGTTCGGCAACGGAGGCAGCGGCGGCAACGGCGGCAACGGCGGACTCGGCCAGTCCGCGAGCGGCGACGATAGCCAGGGCGGCATAGGTGGCGATGGCGCGCAGGGCGGCAACGGTGGCAAGGCGGGCTTCTTCTACGGCAACGGCGGCAATGGCGGCTTCGGCGGAAACGGCGCCAATGGCGGAGACAACTCCGGCACGTCATCTGCCGTCAACGGTGCCGGCGGCATGGGCGGCTGGGGCGGCGCAGGCGGCCAGGCGGGTCTGATCGGCAACGGCGGCACCGGGGGAGCCGGCGGCAGCGGTGGTGCCGGCGGGAGCGGCGGCACCGAAAACGGCGACGCCGGTCCCGGCGGGTTCGGCGGCGGTGGCGGCGACGCGCTGCTGTTCGGCAACGGCGGCAACGGCGGCAACGGCGGAAACACCGGGGCCCCCGGGACGCTCAGCGGGGGCGGCACCGGGACCGTGTACCTGACCAGCAATGGCGGCGACGGCGGTCAGGGAGGCATTTTCTTGGGCAACGGCGCCAACGGTGGTGCGGCCGGCAATGTGCCCGCCGGCTTCATGGCACCTTCGCTCAACGGTATCGGTGGTGACGGCGGCGACGCCTTCCTGATCGGCAACGGTGGCAACGGCGGTGCCGGTGCCGGCAGCGACCAGGGTGGCACCGGCGGCACCGGTGGAACGGGCGGATTGCTTTTGGGCCTGCCCGGGTTGGAGGGGCCCGCATAG
- a CDS encoding zinc finger domain-containing protein, which yields MPGIATLGPDALELGPEELAGVLGPHTGRIKTVITDQKVIAGIGNAYSDEILHVAKISPFATAAKLSEEQLAALHDAVVSVLTDAVSRSVGQGAATLKGEKRSGLRVHARTGLPCPVCGDTVREVSFADKSFQYCATCQTGGKVLADRRMSRLLK from the coding sequence GTGCCCGGCATCGCCACGCTCGGACCGGATGCGCTCGAACTCGGGCCCGAGGAGCTGGCCGGCGTCTTGGGCCCCCACACCGGCCGGATCAAGACGGTCATCACCGATCAGAAGGTGATCGCGGGCATCGGCAACGCCTACAGCGACGAAATTCTGCACGTCGCGAAGATCTCGCCGTTCGCCACGGCCGCAAAACTGTCCGAAGAACAACTTGCCGCCTTGCACGACGCGGTGGTCTCCGTTCTCACCGACGCGGTCAGCCGTTCCGTCGGCCAAGGCGCCGCCACGCTCAAAGGGGAGAAGCGTTCCGGCCTGCGGGTACACGCGCGCACCGGCCTGCCGTGCCCGGTGTGCGGGGACACCGTGCGAGAGGTTTCGTTTGCGGACAAGTCATTTCAATATTGCGCGACCTGCCAGACCGGCGGCAAAGTGCTGGCCGACCGGCGCATGTCGCGGCTGCTCAAGTAG
- the pgi gene encoding glucose-6-phosphate isomerase, which yields MTSEQSIPDITATPAWEALRKHHDQIGETHLRQIFADDPNRGHDLTVTVGDLYIDYSKHRITRDTISLLVDLARTANLEAHRDQMFAGAHINTSEDRAVLHTALRLPRDAELIVDGRNVVEDVHAVLDAMGDFTDRLRSGEWTGATGKRISTVVNIGIGGSDLGPVMVYQALRHYADAGISARFVSNVDPADLIATLADLDPATTLFIVASKTFSTLETLTNATAARRWLTDTLGDAAVSQHFVAVSTNRRLVDDFGINTDNMFGFWDWVGGRYSVDSAIGLSVMAAIGREAFADFLSGFHIVDEHFRTAPLESNAPALLGLIGLWYSNFLGAQSRAVLPYSNDLARFAAYLQQLTMESNGKSTRADGTAVTADTGEIYWGEPGTNGQHAFYQLLHQGTRLVPADFIGFSQPIDDLPTVEGTGSMHDLLMSNFFAQTQVLAFGKTAEEIAAEGTPAAVVPHKVMPGNRPSTSILANRLTPSVLGQLIALYEHQVFTEGVVWGIDSFDQWGVELGKTQAKALLPVITSDGSPQRQSDSSTDALVRRYRTQRGRTG from the coding sequence ATGACCTCCGAGCAATCAATCCCTGACATCACCGCCACCCCGGCGTGGGAAGCCCTGCGCAAGCATCACGATCAGATCGGAGAAACCCACCTTCGGCAGATCTTCGCCGACGATCCCAATCGCGGCCACGATCTCACGGTCACCGTCGGCGACCTCTACATCGACTACAGCAAGCACCGGATCACTCGCGACACAATAAGTTTGCTGGTCGATCTGGCGCGTACGGCAAATCTGGAAGCACACCGTGACCAGATGTTCGCGGGTGCCCACATCAACACCTCAGAGGACCGGGCGGTTCTGCACACGGCGCTGCGGCTGCCCCGTGACGCCGAGTTGATCGTGGATGGCCGCAACGTGGTTGAGGACGTGCACGCGGTGCTCGACGCGATGGGCGACTTCACCGACCGGTTGCGCAGTGGGGAGTGGACCGGCGCCACCGGGAAACGAATCAGCACCGTCGTCAACATCGGCATCGGCGGATCAGATCTGGGCCCGGTCATGGTCTACCAAGCGCTGCGCCACTACGCCGACGCCGGGATTTCAGCCCGTTTCGTCTCCAACGTAGACCCGGCCGACCTCATCGCCACGCTGGCCGACTTGGACCCGGCCACAACACTTTTCATTGTCGCGTCGAAGACGTTTTCCACTCTCGAGACGCTGACCAACGCGACCGCCGCACGGCGTTGGCTAACCGACACACTCGGCGATGCGGCGGTGTCGCAACACTTCGTTGCGGTCTCCACCAACCGGCGTCTGGTCGACGACTTCGGGATCAACACCGACAATATGTTCGGATTCTGGGACTGGGTCGGTGGACGCTATTCGGTCGACTCTGCGATCGGACTCTCGGTGATGGCCGCGATCGGCCGGGAGGCCTTCGCCGACTTCCTATCCGGATTCCACATCGTCGACGAGCATTTCAGGACCGCTCCGCTAGAGTCCAACGCGCCTGCGCTGCTTGGGCTTATCGGGCTTTGGTACTCCAACTTCCTGGGCGCGCAGTCGCGCGCCGTGTTGCCCTACTCCAATGACCTGGCGCGATTCGCCGCCTATCTGCAGCAGTTGACCATGGAGTCCAACGGAAAATCGACCCGCGCCGACGGTACAGCGGTCACCGCCGATACTGGTGAAATCTATTGGGGCGAACCAGGAACCAACGGTCAACACGCCTTTTACCAGTTGCTGCATCAAGGCACCCGGCTGGTACCGGCTGACTTCATCGGTTTCAGCCAGCCCATCGATGACCTGCCGACCGTCGAGGGCACCGGCAGCATGCACGACCTGTTGATGAGCAACTTCTTCGCCCAGACCCAGGTGCTGGCGTTCGGCAAGACCGCCGAGGAGATCGCAGCCGAGGGCACCCCCGCCGCGGTGGTGCCGCACAAGGTGATGCCCGGCAACCGGCCGTCGACTTCCATTCTGGCCAACCGGCTTACGCCGTCGGTGTTGGGACAGCTGATCGCCCTCTACGAACATCAGGTGTTCACCGAAGGCGTGGTGTGGGGTATCGATTCGTTCGATCAGTGGGGCGTGGAACTGGGCAAGACTCAGGCAAAGGCGTTGCTTCCGGTGATCACCAGCGATGGCTCACCGCAGCGGCAGTCGGACAGCTCCACCGACGCGTTGGTACGTCGATACCGAACCCAACGCGGACGCACCGGCTAG